A region from the Streptomyces tsukubensis genome encodes:
- a CDS encoding lanthionine synthetase LanC family protein, translating to MAELAADVERFARAVAEPADVLAGLGPASASTLSHGIPGTAVLLAALSAGDPALAALAERHWDTAAELLTGRSPDGIHSGPGALAASLVVGDAYLLRARHGLLDPAVAWLTARAQGLAVHQRRRRAAGGQGCPWGVYDTIKGLSGIGRILLAAERKGCRAAVPGLTAALDTLTHMINTPVEGRPGWWLPAQDHRLPVAGALPASGAATTGMAHGIAGPLALLSLAATAGHTVPGQQAAVRTAAEWLLLWADPDRGCPAHISGDALRRPPDPHHLATGPGRRTAWCYGAAGIGSAIMHAGTALDDPELHRRGHTMIAGIALQPVDRWDIDGPGLCHGSAGILQAARRAGCTEPAQQAARLTAHLLREIDDRPGAGLDIGFLGGTTGSVLALAEAAGLLPETEHTSWDALLLLS from the coding sequence ATGGCTGAGCTCGCGGCCGATGTGGAACGGTTCGCGCGTGCCGTAGCCGAACCGGCCGATGTTCTCGCGGGCCTCGGTCCCGCTTCCGCGTCCACACTCAGCCACGGAATCCCGGGAACCGCCGTTCTGCTGGCCGCACTGTCCGCCGGGGACCCCGCACTCGCAGCCCTGGCCGAGCGGCACTGGGACACCGCCGCGGAGCTGCTCACCGGCCGGTCGCCCGACGGGATCCACAGTGGGCCGGGGGCACTCGCCGCATCCCTCGTCGTCGGTGACGCCTACCTCCTCCGCGCCCGGCACGGTCTCCTCGACCCCGCCGTCGCCTGGCTCACCGCCCGAGCCCAAGGCCTTGCAGTCCACCAGCGGCGCCGCCGGGCCGCCGGAGGACAGGGCTGCCCCTGGGGGGTCTACGACACCATCAAAGGCCTCTCCGGCATCGGCCGCATTCTGCTGGCTGCCGAGAGAAAGGGGTGCCGGGCCGCCGTACCGGGTCTGACGGCGGCCCTCGACACTCTCACCCACATGATCAACACTCCGGTCGAGGGCCGGCCGGGCTGGTGGCTTCCGGCTCAGGACCACCGTCTCCCCGTCGCCGGTGCCCTCCCGGCTTCCGGAGCCGCTACGACGGGCATGGCCCACGGCATCGCAGGTCCGCTGGCGCTGCTCTCCCTGGCTGCCACCGCCGGACACACCGTTCCGGGACAGCAGGCAGCGGTGCGTACGGCCGCCGAGTGGCTCCTCCTCTGGGCGGATCCCGACCGGGGGTGCCCGGCACATATCAGCGGCGACGCACTGCGGCGGCCGCCGGACCCCCACCACCTGGCGACAGGGCCCGGGAGACGAACTGCCTGGTGCTACGGAGCAGCCGGTATCGGCAGTGCCATCATGCACGCCGGTACGGCCCTCGACGACCCCGAACTCCACCGAAGAGGGCACACGATGATCGCGGGCATTGCCCTGCAACCGGTGGACCGGTGGGACATCGACGGCCCCGGGCTCTGCCACGGCAGCGCCGGAATTCTCCAGGCCGCCCGGCGCGCAGGCTGCACCGAGCCGGCACAGCAGGCGGCACGACTCACGGCACACCTGCTCCGGGAAATCGACGACCGTCCCGGGGCAGGCTTGGACATCGGCTTTCTCGGCGGGACCACCGGATCCGTACTGGCCCTGGCAGAAGCCGCAGGACTGCTGCCGGAGACGGAACACACGTCATGGGACGCTCTACTGCTGCTGAGCTGA
- a CDS encoding DUF389 domain-containing protein: MLHLRLIVPADRTTAVVRLVENTVGTAHLAVLPGAARDPEGDLVLCDVARESCDELIAELRTLGIDESGSIAVEDIHLSLSRRADRAEAEAPGEGADAVLWEHLADATHEESTLSATYLAFMSVATMIAACGVVLDNAILIVGAMAVGPEFGPLAGVSTALVQRAPKLAARSLLALLIGFATAISVTVGFSHLMDSLDLFNAADLEAARPNTNFIYRPDAFSFVVAILAGIAGTLSLTSAKSGALVGVAISVTTIPAAANAAVAFSYDEYRQAWGSTEQLLLNLVAITMAGTLTLLAQKLFWARQKAKATAKE, encoded by the coding sequence GTGCTGCACCTGCGACTGATCGTCCCCGCCGACCGTACGACCGCGGTGGTCCGCCTGGTCGAGAACACGGTCGGCACCGCCCATCTCGCCGTCCTGCCCGGCGCCGCCCGCGACCCCGAAGGCGATCTGGTCCTGTGCGACGTGGCCCGGGAGTCCTGCGACGAACTGATCGCGGAGCTGCGGACCCTCGGCATCGACGAGTCCGGGTCGATCGCGGTCGAGGACATCCACCTCTCCCTCTCCCGCCGCGCCGACCGGGCGGAGGCGGAGGCCCCCGGCGAGGGCGCGGACGCGGTGCTGTGGGAGCACCTGGCGGACGCGACCCACGAGGAGTCCACGCTCTCCGCCACCTATCTCGCCTTTATGTCGGTCGCCACGATGATCGCGGCCTGCGGTGTGGTCCTGGACAACGCGATCCTGATCGTGGGCGCGATGGCGGTGGGCCCGGAGTTCGGCCCCCTGGCGGGCGTCTCCACCGCCCTGGTCCAGCGCGCCCCGAAACTGGCGGCCCGCTCCCTGCTGGCCCTCCTGATCGGCTTCGCCACGGCGATAAGCGTCACCGTCGGCTTCAGCCATCTGATGGACTCGCTGGACCTCTTCAACGCCGCCGACCTCGAAGCGGCCCGCCCCAACACCAACTTCATCTACCGGCCCGACGCCTTCTCCTTCGTCGTCGCCATCCTGGCGGGCATCGCCGGCACCCTCTCCCTGACCTCGGCCAAATCGGGCGCCCTGGTCGGCGTCGCGATCTCGGTGACCACGATCCCGGCGGCGGCGAACGCGGCGGTCGCGTTCTCGTACGACGAATACCGCCAGGCGTGGGGCTCGACGGAGCAGCTCCTGCTGAACCTGGTGGCGATCACGATGGCGGGCACGCTGACGCTGCTGGCGCAGAAGCTGTTCTGGGCCCGGCAGAAGGCCAAGGCGACGGCGAAGGAGTAG
- a CDS encoding lantibiotic dehydratase encodes MASRSAAESGGSYRGAVTRSAYAIRARSRTTPHGVWCGVAPAVLEGRDSVLRLGEGHRTVSVPSPLWLWAYADRMLDRPGVVPRLWLMTNNLLVRRGDRLEAEHPAAGGGQLGSIRRTELSEWLTAVCADGAQGAEVIRTVCDRYPGADAGAARSALVQMIRTGILLTDLLPRDLRNDPLAQLLAKLPEDLPERLPLVCLRRALRSADRYGPGSGRRIRLLRVARERADRLHPVDRPLTVDTLADGEFRLPEEVGRRAAEAAEVLWRIGHRKPPLGDWSARFAAAYGHQRAVPVLEAVDPAVGIGPPRAVDAVAAVSDHDEARERMLARLLAEAWKKDSPEVELTEELVERLARHGGLPPRTAEIHIRVVSGPAHDSFRLVVGHHSSQTAGSAAGRFASLLPLPDPLRPGAYGDGPAVAEIVCAPAAARSAGLAVETGYAPYRIPVGVPVRDGDLQLRELVIVSTGRGLVLWSLTLRRPVVPVLFSRITRDLLPAPARLLHLLGHAAERPWHTWSWRQAANFPSTPRIVYRDVVLTPQRWLLPDGLIAAAGRRAAWESHLADWLAEAHPPLPGHVVAEESDRHLPIRLDTAEHRELLRRTVLRGARTVAEAIGYDGDELPVAGPSGRHPLELVVSLYRTVGPPLERIDPRTAPRPRSEDLCVPGTEWLSVSLAVPARHQDTVIRRLIPAPPGVRMFWLRYWTPESGPHIRLRYRAAPGTLRLLAESLARWSADLAGQRLTGGRLHHEPYVRETQRYGGPAAIDAAENVFAADSALVRELLGHPDDSGRVVAAAVSAAAIARAFASPGAARGGPLDRADRRRREELRPAARAHVVTSRTAPLWDARQESLTVYRAVLPSGEIAERCASDLIHLHCNRLLGTDPGSERIVRSLATDLLHCDG; translated from the coding sequence ATGGCTTCCCGGTCCGCAGCGGAATCAGGCGGCTCGTACCGGGGGGCAGTGACCCGCTCGGCCTACGCGATACGGGCCCGAAGCCGTACGACCCCGCACGGAGTGTGGTGCGGTGTGGCCCCGGCGGTGCTGGAAGGCCGGGACAGCGTGCTGCGACTCGGGGAGGGCCACCGGACCGTCAGTGTGCCGAGTCCCTTGTGGCTGTGGGCGTACGCGGACCGGATGCTGGACCGACCCGGAGTGGTTCCGCGGCTGTGGCTTATGACGAACAACCTGCTGGTGCGGCGGGGGGACCGGCTCGAAGCCGAGCACCCCGCTGCCGGAGGCGGACAACTCGGCAGCATCCGCAGGACGGAACTGTCCGAGTGGCTCACGGCGGTGTGCGCGGACGGCGCTCAGGGCGCGGAGGTCATCAGGACCGTATGCGACCGCTATCCAGGTGCCGACGCGGGCGCCGCTCGTTCCGCGCTCGTACAGATGATCCGTACGGGCATTCTGCTCACCGACCTACTGCCCCGGGATCTTCGGAACGATCCGCTGGCGCAACTGTTGGCGAAGCTGCCCGAAGACCTTCCCGAACGTCTCCCGCTCGTCTGTCTGAGAAGGGCCCTCCGGAGCGCCGACCGATACGGGCCGGGGTCCGGGCGCCGGATCCGGTTGCTGCGCGTGGCGCGTGAGCGCGCCGACCGTCTTCATCCCGTGGACCGGCCGCTCACCGTGGACACCCTGGCCGACGGGGAGTTCCGGCTGCCCGAAGAGGTGGGCCGCCGGGCCGCGGAGGCAGCGGAGGTCCTGTGGCGGATCGGGCACCGGAAGCCTCCGCTCGGTGACTGGTCGGCCCGGTTCGCCGCCGCCTACGGACACCAGCGTGCCGTGCCGGTGCTGGAAGCCGTCGACCCTGCCGTCGGCATCGGCCCGCCGCGAGCCGTCGATGCCGTCGCGGCCGTCAGCGACCACGACGAGGCGCGCGAACGGATGCTGGCGCGGCTCCTTGCGGAGGCCTGGAAGAAGGACAGCCCGGAGGTCGAACTGACCGAAGAGCTGGTGGAACGTCTGGCACGGCACGGCGGGCTGCCGCCGCGCACAGCCGAGATCCATATTCGGGTGGTGTCCGGCCCGGCCCACGACTCGTTCCGCCTTGTGGTCGGTCACCATTCTTCGCAGACCGCAGGTTCGGCCGCCGGACGATTCGCGTCCCTCCTCCCGCTTCCGGACCCCTTACGCCCGGGTGCGTACGGTGACGGGCCGGCCGTCGCGGAGATCGTCTGTGCCCCCGCGGCCGCCCGGAGCGCGGGACTCGCCGTGGAGACGGGATACGCCCCCTACCGCATCCCTGTCGGTGTACCGGTCCGCGACGGGGACCTCCAACTGCGCGAACTCGTGATCGTCTCCACCGGCCGGGGCCTGGTGCTGTGGTCCCTCACCCTCAGGCGGCCGGTGGTGCCGGTGCTGTTCAGCCGCATCACCCGGGACCTGCTGCCCGCCCCGGCCCGACTGCTGCATCTGCTCGGCCATGCGGCCGAGCGCCCATGGCACACCTGGTCCTGGAGGCAGGCCGCCAACTTCCCCTCCACACCCCGGATTGTGTACCGAGATGTCGTTCTCACCCCGCAGCGCTGGCTGTTGCCCGATGGGCTGATCGCTGCGGCCGGCCGTCGTGCCGCATGGGAGTCCCACCTGGCCGACTGGCTTGCCGAGGCGCACCCTCCGCTGCCGGGGCATGTCGTTGCGGAGGAATCGGACCGGCATCTTCCGATCCGGCTCGATACGGCGGAACACCGGGAGTTGCTGCGGCGCACCGTACTGCGGGGAGCACGAACCGTGGCCGAAGCCATCGGATACGACGGAGACGAGTTGCCCGTTGCCGGTCCTTCCGGCCGTCATCCTCTCGAACTCGTGGTGTCCCTCTACCGGACGGTCGGCCCTCCCCTGGAGCGTATCGACCCGCGCACCGCGCCGCGTCCCCGCTCGGAAGACCTCTGTGTCCCGGGGACCGAATGGCTGTCCGTCTCCCTCGCCGTTCCGGCCCGTCACCAGGACACGGTCATCCGCCGGCTGATCCCCGCACCTCCCGGTGTCCGTATGTTCTGGCTGCGCTACTGGACACCGGAGTCGGGGCCGCATATCCGGCTGCGCTACCGGGCCGCTCCCGGGACCCTCCGGCTCCTGGCGGAGTCCCTGGCGCGGTGGAGTGCCGATCTGGCCGGACAGCGTCTGACCGGCGGCAGGCTTCACCATGAGCCGTACGTGCGCGAGACACAGCGCTACGGCGGCCCCGCTGCCATAGATGCGGCTGAGAACGTCTTCGCCGCCGACAGCGCGCTGGTGCGTGAGCTGCTTGGGCATCCGGACGATTCCGGCCGCGTCGTTGCGGCGGCGGTTTCGGCCGCGGCCATCGCCAGGGCGTTCGCCTCCCCGGGCGCCGCTCGCGGCGGGCCCCTCGACCGAGCGGATCGCCGCCGACGCGAAGAGTTGCGTCCCGCTGCCCGCGCCCACGTCGTGACGTCCCGCACCGCCCCGCTCTGGGACGCCCGCCAGGAGTCGCTGACCGTCTACAGAGCCGTGCTGCCCTCCGGGGAGATCGCCGAACGCTGTGCCTCGGACCTCATCCACCTCCACTGCAACCGCCTGCTGGGAACCGACCCGGGCTCCGAACGGATCGTCAGGTCGCTGGCCACGGATCTGCTGCACTGCGATGGCTGA
- the fxlM gene encoding methyltransferase, FxLD system translates to MESTAAALNAGLVEELEHSGRIVSPQVAAAFRAVRRDLFVPGIPLDDAYRDDAVFTKRDADGSPLSSVSAPWLVATMLERLGVRQGDRVLEIGSGGYNAALLRHLVGPHGSVTSQDIDPEVIERAARCLAGAGVDGVRLVTGDGTLGVPAGGPYDRLVVTVQATSIAPAWLEQLTDEGRLVVPLRIRGLGRLLTFVREDDHWVGDGWDLCGFVRMRGPAARNPLMTTRLGDGIRLRWDGGPQPDADVLTAALAGERREVWTGVAVGVAEGTRPVVDLWLATVLDVFGRLHTGGAASVGEATVQALPGGSPATWTRDGLAHLVMRPADTGGSRFEYGVAWYGRDGAFAEDFAAQLRHWDRDHRGGPGPVLRVHPKESRDQRTGAGRLLDRPGPPAVITWP, encoded by the coding sequence GTGGAATCGACTGCCGCCGCGTTGAACGCGGGCCTGGTCGAAGAACTGGAGCACAGCGGCAGGATCGTCAGCCCGCAGGTAGCGGCTGCATTCAGGGCCGTACGGCGAGATCTTTTCGTCCCGGGGATACCACTCGATGACGCCTATCGCGACGACGCGGTGTTCACCAAGCGTGATGCTGACGGGAGTCCACTCAGCTCGGTGTCCGCCCCCTGGCTGGTGGCGACCATGTTGGAGCGGCTCGGTGTCCGTCAGGGGGACCGCGTCCTGGAGATCGGTTCAGGTGGCTACAACGCAGCCTTGTTGCGTCACCTCGTCGGCCCGCACGGATCGGTGACCAGTCAGGACATCGACCCCGAGGTCATTGAGCGGGCTGCCCGTTGTCTCGCCGGTGCGGGGGTCGACGGCGTACGTCTGGTCACGGGTGACGGCACTCTGGGGGTGCCTGCCGGCGGCCCGTACGACCGGCTCGTCGTGACCGTTCAGGCCACGTCGATCGCCCCGGCGTGGCTGGAGCAGCTCACCGACGAGGGGCGTCTGGTGGTTCCCCTCAGGATCCGGGGCCTCGGTCGGCTGCTGACCTTCGTCCGTGAGGACGACCACTGGGTCGGTGACGGCTGGGATCTGTGCGGCTTCGTCCGCATGCGGGGCCCGGCAGCACGGAATCCGCTGATGACGACGCGGCTGGGGGACGGCATCAGGCTGCGGTGGGACGGTGGTCCCCAGCCGGATGCCGACGTCTTGACCGCGGCCCTGGCAGGGGAGCGCCGAGAGGTGTGGACCGGGGTGGCCGTGGGAGTCGCAGAAGGAACCCGCCCGGTCGTCGACCTCTGGCTGGCCACCGTGCTCGATGTGTTCGGACGGCTGCACACCGGTGGAGCCGCTTCGGTGGGAGAGGCGACGGTCCAGGCGCTTCCGGGCGGCAGCCCGGCGACCTGGACCCGCGACGGGCTCGCCCATCTGGTGATGCGCCCTGCCGACACCGGGGGCTCCCGGTTCGAGTACGGAGTCGCCTGGTACGGGCGCGACGGTGCCTTTGCCGAGGACTTCGCCGCGCAGTTGCGGCACTGGGACCGGGACCACCGTGGCGGCCCCGGGCCGGTGCTCCGGGTCCATCCGAAGGAGTCCCGTGATCAGAGGACCGGGGCCGGGCGACTGCTGGACCGTCCCGGGCCCCCCGCGGTGATCACGTGGCCGTGA
- the coaA gene encoding type I pantothenate kinase, giving the protein MEYVITTPPRNTHRRAAADASTPYLDLTRDEWSALRDKTPLPLTADEVERLRGLGDVIDLDEVRDVYLPLSRLLNLYVKATGELRGALNTFLGDAGGGQAAQRGTPFVIGIAGSVAVGKSTVSRLLQALLARWPEHPRVELVTTDGFLLPMKELEARGLASRKGFPESYDRRALTRFVADIKAGKDEVTAPVYSHLIYDIVPGERLVVRRPDILIVEGLNVLQPALPGKDGRTRVGLADYFDFSVYVDARPEDIEKWYLHRFRRLRETAFRDPSSYFRKYTQVSEEEAMEYGRTTWRTINKPNLLENVAPTRGRATLVLRKGPDHKVQKLSLRKL; this is encoded by the coding sequence ATGGAGTACGTGATCACGACGCCGCCACGGAACACCCACCGCAGGGCCGCCGCCGACGCCTCCACCCCGTACCTCGACCTGACCAGGGACGAGTGGAGCGCCCTGCGGGACAAGACCCCGCTGCCGCTGACCGCCGACGAGGTCGAGCGGCTGCGCGGTCTCGGAGACGTGATCGACCTCGACGAGGTACGGGACGTCTATCTGCCGCTCTCCCGGCTGCTGAACCTCTATGTGAAGGCCACCGGCGAACTGCGCGGGGCGCTGAACACCTTCCTCGGGGACGCGGGCGGCGGCCAGGCCGCGCAGCGCGGCACACCCTTCGTGATAGGGATCGCGGGCTCGGTCGCGGTCGGCAAATCGACGGTCTCCCGGCTGCTCCAGGCGCTGCTGGCGCGCTGGCCTGAGCATCCGCGGGTGGAGCTGGTGACCACGGACGGCTTCCTGCTGCCGATGAAGGAGCTGGAGGCGAGGGGGCTGGCGTCGCGGAAGGGTTTCCCCGAATCGTACGACCGGCGGGCGCTGACCCGGTTCGTGGCGGACATCAAGGCGGGCAAGGACGAGGTCACCGCCCCCGTCTACTCGCATCTGATCTACGACATCGTCCCCGGCGAACGGCTGGTGGTCCGCCGCCCCGACATCCTGATCGTCGAGGGCCTGAACGTCCTCCAGCCCGCGCTGCCCGGCAAGGACGGCCGGACCCGGGTCGGCCTCGCCGACTACTTCGACTTCTCGGTCTATGTGGACGCCCGGCCCGAGGACATCGAGAAGTGGTACCTGCACCGCTTCCGGCGGCTGCGGGAGACCGCGTTCCGGGACCCGTCCTCGTACTTCCGCAAGTACACGCAGGTGTCGGAGGAGGAGGCCATGGAGTACGGCCGCACCACCTGGCGCACCATCAACAAGCCGAACCTGCTGGAGAACGTGGCTCCGACCCGCGGCCGTGCCACCCTGGTCCTGCGCAAGGGCCCCGACCACAAGGTCCAGAAGCTCTCCCTGCGCAAGCTCTGA